TCTCTTCTCCCACATTCCCGGAGGGTGGAACTCCATCTCAGCCGCCATGAACGGAGGGGACGACTGGAAATTCTTCTCGTGGGGCACCAAGGAAGGCCTGGACTTCCTCCAGCAATGCGCCCATGTCCTGGGTCAGGAATACACGGTATGGGCAGCCTTCCTGGGAGCGACCTTCATCACCATGGCTACACACGGCACGGACCAGGACATGGTGCAGCGGATGCTGGCCGCAAAAAGCAGCAAGGCGGGAACGCGGGCAGTCATCGTATCCGGGCTGCTGGACTTCCCCATCGTCATCGTCTTCCTCTTCACGGGCATTCTTCTCTACGTCTTCTACCAGTACAATCCGGCGTCCCTCCCCGCAGACACGCCGCAGCTCCATGTCTTCCCTTACTTCATCATCCATGAACTGCCCAACGGCATCCGGGGGCTGCTGATCGCCGGGCTCCTGGCAACCGCCATGGGTTCCCTGTCCACCGCTCTCAACTCCCTGGCAACCACCGCCACCAAGGACTGGTACCAGGGAGTATTCAAACCGGAAGCCACGGAACGTCAGCTCCTCCGGTGCGTGCGCTGGGGAACGGCCGGCTTCTCCCTGCTGCTCATCCTCGTCGGTTCCATCACGGCGTGGTACGTGGTGCACCACCCGGAAGTCCGCATCATTCAAATCGCCCTGGGCATCTTCGGCTACACCTACGGCTCGCTGCTTGGCATCTTCCTGCTCGGGATGCTGACGCGCACCAGAGGAAACGATTCAGGAAACATCATTGCCATGGCGGCAGGCTTCCTGGTCATTGCCTTGCTGACCGAACTCATCCCCCTGCCCGCCGACTGGAGGCAATATATTCCGGAAATAGCCTTTCCATGGCGCGTAACCATCGGCACCCTGGTCACCTTTGCCGTCGGCTTCGGTTTCAGGAGCCGCCACATCTCCGCACGCTGAACGGCATCCGCCGTTACCCGGCTTGCGTTCCGGCTTTCCCCTATTAAGGAAACTTGAAACCTTATTGCAGTTTCAGGACATCCCGTTATCCATTCGACGCCTCATTCTTCTGAAAGGCATGTTGACCACCACTCCTTTGCCCATAAAAAATGCATTCTCCAGCAGCGCTCTTCCCGTTACCGGAACAGAAAAGCAAAAATGAAGGTATTCTTTGCAAGTCTCCAACATATGAAACCGGCTGTGGAATAAACTACCGCTTTTATCTTTCCAGGAAGGCCCCCTCCTTCTATCCAACGGCACCTATCCTCTCCCAAGGAGAGGAAAAGAAACCTGGTTAAGAAATCGTCACAATCAGCAACGCATTGGCAGAATTACAGTTGTGCAACACCCCCACTTCCCGTCTTCCATCCCGTCCCTATTGTCTAAATAGTCCATCTTGTCTACCGGCAGAACCCCGCCGTAAAAACAATCCCTTCCCTCCCTCTTCCCTATTCCTCCCCCTTAAGCACAAAAAGAGCCGCTCCCCGTGGATGGGAAGCGGCGCTGGCCGGGAAGAAGAAAAAGAACTCTCTCTTTTATTACACCTCCTCGGGAGACAGCCAGCGGAAGGAGACGATGTTGAACTTCCTCCCGAACGCCTTGTTCACCGCGCTCAGCTCCGTCTCCTCCAGCGCTCCGCTCTTCATGTTGATCTTCTTGACCGGCGTCTCCGGGCTGTCCACCGGGTCCACGTAGTTGATCCCCCTCTGCACCACCGCCTCGCACCACGCCCGCGACAGCACCACACCCTCGCGGTTGGTCAGCTCCCCGTAGGCCCGGATCGTAAACGTGTCGTCGCGCGTCGTTAAAATATTGCCCAGCACCGCCAGCACGTCGGACTGGATCAGGTAGCCGGGCGCCGCCGTGTACACCGATCCCTTGGCCGCGTCCTGGTTCGGGTACCCTCCCTTGGGCGTGATGACCATGTCGGAGAGTTCGTCAAAGGTGCTGTTGATGGAGCTTTCGTCGATGGCCGCCTGAAGCGCCCCCTTCACCCCCATCTCCCCGCTCTGCAGGCGGCGGTTGACGAAGTCGGACATGTTCAGGAAGGGGCCCCTCTTCTTGACCTCCTGGACCATGTTCCGGGCCAGGGACTTGATCTGCGAGTCGCTGAGCGTTCTGAGGTCGGACCACGCCATGGCCTCCCCGTCCGGGACGCCCTGGGTTACGCCCACCGAGCCGTAGTCGTCCACGTGGGACTTGTCGCTGCTGGCCACCCCGAAGCGGGAGAAGGCCGTCTGGCTGTTGTTGAGCACGGATGGGGTCCCGCTCCGGGAGTAGAGGAGCTTTCGCTTTTTGAGCCCAAGCAGGGTGGCTTCCCATGCGCGCTGGGAGGTGGAGTTGACGTTGAAGCCCCCGGCCACGGTGAGGTACTTGGAGGCGTGCTTGTAGCCTTCGTCGGTCTTGGAGAGTTCTTCGACGACGGCCTCGGAGGGCTTGCCCTGGAGGTCGGGCACGAAGCGCCTGTTGGCAATGCCGGCGGCCCTGTTGGAGGAGGCGTCCGTGGAGAAGGCCTGTTGAAGCACGGTTTTAAGTTCCTCCCTGCCCGTGCCTCCGATGCTGGAGGGGCGCGCGGCCAGGGAGGAGGCGAACCAGGAGTCCCAGAGGGCGTCGTTGACCATCAGGCCGTGGTCCCAGAAGTCGCCCAGGGAGGCGTCTCCCATGATTTCATTGTGGGAGAAGACCTTGTCGGGCGGGAGCATGGGGTCGGCAAAAGCGTTGCCGATCCCCACGCCCGGCACGCCGGACTGGTAGGCGAAGCGCTTGGCGACGGCCGCCTTGGAGTCGCTCCTGTACCATCCCGGGGTGAGGCGGCAGCCTGCGAAGCCGGCGAGGCTGGAGGGCTGCTGGAAGGGGAGTTCCGCGGCCACGATCTTGTTGACCTGCTCGGCGCCCGGTCCGCCGAAGGGGGAGAGCCTGGTGCCGTCGTTGGAGAGGATGTTGGAGATGGTGATGGGGAAGAAGTCGCTGTTGGCATTTTTGACTTCAAACTGGTAGGGGCTGTAGAGGCGTCCGAGCTCGGAGGCGGTGGGCATCTGCCCACCCCAGAAGAGAGGGCTGGAGTGCTGCCATGTCTTGGCGCGGTAGTCCTTGCCTTCCGGGTAGGCTCCGATCACCGGAGGCTTGCCCCATTTGACCGATACCCCGTAGTAGGCGATGAAAAGAGCGTCCGGATCCGCCTCGCCATAATAGCCCTGCCTTTCCTTGTTCTCTTCCGGTCCGGTATTGTTTTTCCACATGTCCGCCGGGAATTTGATGTTTTCAAGCAGAGGTTTTTCCCACGCGCCCCAGTTCAGGTTCAGCACGGCGGGCATCGTCTTGGAGAAGATGGCGGGGTCTGCCGTATTGGCGCCGTTCAGCTTGGTGGGTTGTCCCATCTGCTCCGCTCTCATGAGACCGGCCCCCATCGTGAAGGTTCCCAGTTTTTTGGAACCGGCTCCGAATTCGTCCGTATATTTATGGCTGAGGATGTGGTCGGAGGGTGTCCGGTCGGCGGTCGTGCCGGACCAGCCTTTCAGGTCGTCATCATTCTGGGCGAAAATGGCGGAGGCCATGAACGGGTCTCCGTCCAGGTACTTGTTGCCGTCAAAATTCTGGTATTTCAGGCCGGAGTACATGTTGACGGAGTAGCCTGTGGTCTGGGCGGAATCCAGGGACCAGCCTTCCTTCATGGCAAAGTTATCCGTTTTAATGTCAATACCATTATCTTTGGACCGGTAGACGGAGTTGCCGTGGAAGGGGTTGGACACGTCATCAATCAGGGGAATAGGCTGAGCGAAAATGACGATTTCTCCGGCTTTCAGGGTAGAAGGATTACCCTTGTTGGTTGAGCCGTCCGACTGGTAGGTGACTTTGTCACGGAAGGACGCGCCGAAGTCCGCCACCTGGCGGTCGTTTTTGTTTATGGCATTTTGAACGTAGGGAGTCAGGGGATGTTCCGTATAGTTGCCCATGGCCCCCACACCGCCGCCGTTTTTGATGTTGTGGGAGAACATCAGGGGCATGAAGCGGTGTTCGCCGAAGTAGGCCCCCCATACTTCTCCATTGGCCCCCTGGAATTTCATGTCTACGTTGTATGGGTTCCACCATACATAGACGGGAATGACGGAGAAGGCCAGATTGATGAATCCGCCATTTACGGAGGGATTCTGGCCGTTTGTTCCTTCGAATCTGGCGTACTGGACGCCGACGAAGGAGTAGAAGCGCAGCAGAATAGGATGGCGCATGTACGTGTAGCGGTTGTCCATCATTTCCATGTTCGCTGTGGCGTCAGACGCAATCAATGTGCTGGGGGAGGTCCCGTTCCACTGCAATGTGGCGGAAGCGTCCTGGCCTTCCCTCTTCGTGGAGGAGTCCCACACGTTGGCCCACAGGAAGAGCTGGTTCCAGGAGGCAATGGGCCGGTTCTGCTCGGTCGGGCTGCCGTCCTCGGACGTATACGGCCGGAGACCGATGTCTGCGGTGTCGCTACGGAATTCCTCAGGCAGCTTTTCTTGAGAGAATATGATATTCAGGTCTTTTTTCAATCCACCGAATTTAGAATCCGATTTTTCTTATAAATACCATAATATAAGATTTTAAGAACTGATTATCATAAAAATGCATTCTCCCCGCTTCCTTCCTCCTTCCAGATGGTTTCTCCGTCAATTTATTCTGCCTGCAATGCGCTTGTTTGAAGCAATTTTGAGCTTGCATGGACTGCCTCTTTTTTGTATTGACTAGAGTTAAGAATTGGCTCTTCGCACCTTCGTGACAGTGGGGATTTTTATACCCTCAAACTTGAGCGGAAAAGTGCACGCCGGAACCCACCATTTTCATGAAGATTAAACATTTCACTAAACGTCCTATCAGGCATGTCAGCAAAGGTTTTGCCCTGATTGCCACCATCACCCTGATGATGCTCCTGGCCCTTCTCAGCGTTGGCCTTCTCACCATCGCATCCTCACAGG
The genomic region above belongs to Akkermansia massiliensis and contains:
- a CDS encoding sodium:solute symporter, which encodes MFTDLLVIVVYFLAIFCIGIYAGRRQNSLTDYALGNRSLPWWAILASILAAEISAATFLGAPGEGYHTRNFTYAQLCIGTILGRIIVGKLFLKPYYDYKVVSIYEYLEKRFGLLTRRTASMVFLVSRVLASGTRLYFAGILLVIAYQFMTDTTADANQIVLLYIAALVVISIATTIYTAIGGLKAVVWTDVLQAVVLGVSMLSALWVLFSHIPGGWNSISAAMNGGDDWKFFSWGTKEGLDFLQQCAHVLGQEYTVWAAFLGATFITMATHGTDQDMVQRMLAAKSSKAGTRAVIVSGLLDFPIVIVFLFTGILLYVFYQYNPASLPADTPQLHVFPYFIIHELPNGIRGLLIAGLLATAMGSLSTALNSLATTATKDWYQGVFKPEATERQLLRCVRWGTAGFSLLLILVGSITAWYVVHHPEVRIIQIALGIFGYTYGSLLGIFLLGMLTRTRGNDSGNIIAMAAGFLVIALLTELIPLPADWRQYIPEIAFPWRVTIGTLVTFAVGFGFRSRHISAR